The Echinicola jeungdonensis genome segment GGGAACACTTTGAAAGGGTGATGAAGCAAATCAGGAAAAGGGGGTATCAATTTGGACGTCCCCGAAAAGATGCCTATGTGATCAAATTGAGTGAATTTGTCCAGAAGGGTGGAGGAAGGATGCAGCAACTATCGGAATTTTTGTTGATGAATGCCCTGATCGAAGCCAGAAGCTGTGAGCGGTTTAAATTGCTTTGGAAAAATATTCAGGATGAGGAATTACAGCAATTTTATTATGAACTGATGGTTTCAGAAGCTGGGCACTACGTGAATTTTATTGACCTGGCAAAGCATTATTATGACCCTGAAAAGGTGAGTCAGCGCTGGAAGGAGTGGTTGGTCTATGAAGCATGGGTATTGAAGGAAATGGAATTTCGTCCGGACAGGATGCATTAATTTTTGGCAAAATTTCCTGATATGATTTTTTGATGACTAAATTAAGGAAAGAGACCTTTTTATTAATTAGGCCTCCGGAATCTTTTTTTGCAAAATGGTTTAAACCATAATATATGAACCTGATTGAAAATATTCGGGAAGCAATCCGGTCTATTCGGTCAAATTTACTGAGAACAATTTTGACCGGTTTGATCATTGCCATTGGGATTACTTCTTTAGTGGGGATGCTTACAGCTATTGATGGAATGAAAGCCCAGATTGAGGAAAGTTTTTCAGGTTTTGGAGCTAACAATTTTGATGTTCAATCAAAGGGCCGAAGTGGAAGAAGGGTAATGAGGGAAGGAGTGGAGGAGAAAATATACCCTCCGGTCAATTACCGGAATGCAGTTGATTTTAAGGAAGCTTACAGTGAAAGAGGAGTGGCGACTGTCCATTGTTCACTTACAGGGGCTGCAGAAATCAAAAGGGGTTCAAAGA includes the following:
- a CDS encoding tRNA-(ms[2]io[6]A)-hydroxylase — encoded protein: MLNLQLPTDPRWANIAAMNLEDILVDHAYCEQKAASSCISLIVRYPDLERLVDVLTPVVAEEWEHFERVMKQIRKRGYQFGRPRKDAYVIKLSEFVQKGGGRMQQLSEFLLMNALIEARSCERFKLLWKNIQDEELQQFYYELMVSEAGHYVNFIDLAKHYYDPEKVSQRWKEWLVYEAWVLKEMEFRPDRMH